Within the Setaria viridis chromosome 3, Setaria_viridis_v4.0, whole genome shotgun sequence genome, the region TGGAGgggcgcccgccaccgccggggtGGTTGGGAGTGGTTGGGGTGGCCGGATGCGCCGGTCGGAGCGGTCGGGGACGGCGCCGTTCTGGTCGGAGTGGTCGGGGGCTGCCGATCGGGGCGGCCGGATGCGCCGGTCCGAGCGGTCGGGGGTGGCGTCAGGATGCGCCTGGAGGGcctatcgccgccgccgcaggggtGCAGCCTGGAGGAGCGCCCGCCACCTGCTTCTGCTTGGTGTCATGCTGGACGAACAGCTGCAGCAGCGTGCACCGCCCCTCCCGTCGTTCCCGCCGTGATGAGCTCAAGAGCTCGTCGATGGAGAACTTGACGCCGTCGACGTGCGGGGGCAGCTGGAACACCTCTGGGGATTTTAGAATGGGAACTAGACAAGAAACAGCAGTGATCACCACAGGTTCAATTTCCTTGCTAACCTGGAAACAAAAATCAGTCACATAGGCAGGGGAGGGGGGGCTTACCGCCGGCTGAAACGGCGGAAGACTATGGCGGTAAGGGCCGTTCCACCGTTTCAACCGGCGAGGCGTGCCCGCACGTGGCGGCCGGCACCCTACCGCCGTTTCATACGACGAAAAGGACCTTACCGCCGTTTGGTGGGGCAGCATAAgtctatttttgcaaatttttgattcgactatttatttctacaaaattgttaaaaattataaaaataaaaaattccatTTTCTTTGCCGAAAACAGCCCAAGTCCGTCCCGGAGGGGAGGACCGTGTACGTATATCTTCTTCGTTATAGTGCCGGCCCAACTGAAATCCTGCCTGACTGCCGGCCGCAGCAGTAATAATGGACTGATAAACTCACTAGGCTTGGAGGCATTGAGGCCCAAATCTTTGCTTCCTTTTCAACAATGGCAACAAGACTAAACCTTCATCCAGTTCGGGGAATGGGCTGAGTTCATcccaacaacaacatcaacagcAGATCAAGAGCTGATGTTTTATATTTCTATCTATAATAAATTCCTCCCAACTTTGAGCCCAAATATTTTGACCTTAAACATTACGGTTGCTATATCAGTAGCCTCTTATCTCCTGGActcgttttcttttcccttttttttatagaaagaaagaaaaagaaggtcttgtttagtttccaatttgagagtgctaaagttgggattttgccataaatgcgcaactgtagcatttcatttgtatttgtgaattattgtccaaacattaactaattagactcaaaagattcgtctcgcaaagtacaataaaactgtgcaattagtttttaatttcgtctacatttagtactccatgcatgtaccgcaagtttgatgtgatggagaatcttctttttgcatagtgccaaagttgggaatttGGTGTAACTAAACCCTGGCCGAAGCGGTGCCGGTGCAGCGGAACCAAAAAGTCAAACAAAGCGTCGGAACTCGCGcaagcaaaaaaaattcaaaattcggACAGGGGAGTGGTTTCGTTTTGGAGCCATCAAGTTCAAACCGAAGGGCCCAGATGCAGATCCTGATGGCTCACTCCTGTCTGTGCTGTGCTGTCCGAAAAGGAAACCGGAGGGGAGCGGAGCGTCACGGGAGCAAAGCAATTCCTCCATTCGTCCTCCCCGGCCTTGTCCCCGCCGAGCGAGACTTTTGAGGGAGAGGAGGTGGTCGGCAGGCCACTCCACTTCCGCCGCCGttgctccacctccgccgccgctctcgcccTCAGCTGCTGCCTAGTAGAGACCTCGCCACCCAGCGCATCCCATCCCATCTCTTCGCCGGGGCGGCCACCCCAACCCTAGCTACATACACTGCTAGAGACCTCGCACTCCGCCGTCGGATCTCGATTCGCTCCGCTCCGCCCCCATTTCCTCTCGATCCCGCTCCGAATCCACCCGGATTTCACCCCGATTATCCCGCGCATCTCATCTTCTCAGGTACTACCACTACCACATGCCTGCCTCTGGAATGGATCTCGGTCACATTCCTATTCTGACGCATCTCATCTTGCAGCATACCAGATTGATTAGCAGCATATATATGGCCCACGACATGCTCGGCTTCAAGGAGGACGACGCCATGCGCTTCATCTTCGGCGAGGACATCATGGGAGTCGACGACCCCGCCGCCTTCGACAGATCGCTCATGGAGCTTCACGTCTTCAAGGAGGTCTTCTGCGGGGGCggggccgccaccaccaccaccacaaacCTGACCCCCGAGACGGACATCACGGGAGGCGACCACCCTGCCGCCCATCCACAGCAGCCCGACCTGCTGGATGCTGCCGCCGTAATGCAGTGGCAGCCCGGGGCTAACTGCGCGACCCACCTGGATGGGGATTTCTTCACTGCGCACGCTGCTGCCACCGACATTCTGGATGTGCACGCGCAAGGGACACCTCAAGATGCCGGGCCTGGGACATGCAATGCAGCCGCCTTggctggcagcagcagcactagCGCTGTTGAGGACCCCATGCCTTCCTACATGGAGGCACTAGCCGAGATCTCTGAATTCCAAAGTGCCGCCACTCTTCTTCCCGATCCCTTTTTGCATCACTGGCTCCAGGATCACCACCAGTACCCTACCAACCTGTGCTTCACCTACGATCAGGGGCAGGTCGATGACACTACCTATCCCCTATGTACAACTATAAAAGACATATCTCATACAGGGGGAGTAGAACAGCATCCATTTTATAGCCAACAACCTCCTCAGCAGTCCCAGTTTTGGTTCAGCCCTGCTCTTGAGGCCGTTTGCCAGAACGGCACGCCCGATGCAAATATTAGTTCCCTCGATGAGACCGATGCTCGTGGATGCAGCGGCAGCGTGCACTCTGCCTCTGCAGCAGCTGTTTCCAAGAAGGCTTTCGGCAGGGATATTCCTGACCAGCTGGAAGCACACACCCATCGCCTTTTCAAGGATGCTGGATGGACCATTAAGCCCCGCAAAAGGAATGACAGGGCTAAGATGGCATCTTACTTCACTGCCCCAAACAGGGAAGCGGTTCATACCTCGCTAACTCAGGCTTGGAAGTTTTGTGGTAACAAGTTATATGAAGCTTCCGCAGATTCAGAAAGGGGAAGGTATCCAAAGGAGTGGTCTGATGTTGACGCATTTTGGAAGGACCTCACGGATACAATGGCCTATGTTGATAGAATGCTTGCAAACCAGCACAATGCACTCACACTTCTTCAGCGCTGGCAGATTTTGGACCCTTTTGTAGCTGTTGTCTTCATCAGTAGGAAAATCACTGCCCTGCAGCAACATAAAACTCTTAGAGCTGTCAACAGTTCAACCTTTGTTCTTGATGGCAGCACAGATATGTCATCAGAAAGTAAGACCATGCACAAAGCCGGTGATTTGTTGGCAAACCGAATGATTCAGCCCACTCCACTAATCACAGACTCTGATTGCAGCACGCTTGCAACTGAGAGCTACAATGGGCACCAGTATTTACAGAGCTGTCATGATGTGGAAGACAGCAACAATAGGGATATGAATCCGAAGCTTTGCTGCAACGAGAGTCTGAATTACGATGCAAGTGGCCAAACAGAACATCACATTCACACAGGTGATGATGGAAGGCAGACCTATGCTCAAGCAAAGGCTGTTAATAGCTCTGTAAAAAAGTCAAAGAAGAAATCTAAAAGGATGTTTGATATTGACGCAACTGGACTGGATGGGTTGTTTTCTCTAAGTGTAATGCAATCTACTACGGAAAATGTGTTTGGCCATGGGACCGATGTAGCAACCATGGTCATGTCTGACACAGGAATCATCAATGCCTCTGAGGAACATGGTATGTGTTCACGTGTTGGCACACTGAAAAATCATATGAAAGCCGAATTGAAATCAGAAAAGCTAGATGAAGATGACCAAAGCAATAAGCGCGAGATGTTCCTGTCTTCAGAGAGCAAGCACCTGAACATGTTGCAGAGTGTGAGGACTGAAGAACTTAGGGATTGCATTACATTCTCAGAAACCCACTGTATTGCAAGGGAGTCACAGTCAGATGCCACAGCGTCCTGCCCTGATGACAAGGTCCAGGAAAAGATGCTCCCATCCCATGGACAATTTTCAGAGGATTCACAAAATGGTCCAACGGGAAGTCCTGTTCCTGCAAAATTATCCCATGAATGCACTGCTACTGTTCTGTGTACTGATCCAACTCGTGACTTAAAAGCCTGCAAGACAGCCACTACTAAAATGAAACCTAAAGGTTGGGAGAAGTACATGAAGAAAAGGCCTCGTGAATTGCGGATCAGTGATGAGGACCTTTTGATCACAGCTATAGTGAAAAACAAGGATCTTGTCTCCTGCCATAAATTTGCAGCAGGCTTTCCAGGTGCAAAGAAGTTCAAGAAGCTTAAGAACCACAAGAAATGTAACAAACTACTTTCTAAAACCGGAAAAGCTGGCACAAACCTATTGGGTGGGAAGAGAGTATGCTTGGCCCGGAAAACTGTCATCTGCTGGTTGATTGCCACTGGGTTTCTGACTGTAAAAGATGTGATACAATACCGGGATCCTAAGAGCAATAAAGTTGTAAAGGATGGTCTGGTTACCTGGGAAGGCATTGTTTGCAATTGTTGCCAAAAAACCTTATCTGTATCGGACTTCATGGCTCATGCTGGTTGTAGCAACCCAAAGTCCTCGCTGGGACTCTTTCTAGAGTCTGGTAAGTCATACACTTTGTGCCAGGTTGAGGCTTGGTCTGCTGAATTTATGAGCAGGAGAAGCAATGCATGTGGTAGAAAAGTTGAGGCAATAGATGAAAATGATGACACCTGTGGCTTCTGTGGAGATGGTGGTGAATTACTTTGCTGTGACAATTGCCCATCAACATATCATCAAACTTGCTTGTCTGCTAAGGTATTTAGTTTCCCATTGTGCCATTATGTGTACAATGGTTAACGATATGTTTCATTTAGAGGTTGCTTCCCCTTAATGTTGCAATGTTTTGTTCCAGAAAATTTGTATCTATATCAAATTCAATCGAGTAATACTTAATCTATGTGTGATGATTCCTTATTTTTGCTTCTTCCTTTACAAATTCAGGAGCTTCCAGAAGGTAGTTGGTACTGCCATAATTGCACCTGTCAGATTTGTGGGAGGCCAGTTAGTGAAAAGGAGGTTTCGACATTCTCGGCTATTTTCAAATGTTTACAATGTGGAGATTCATGTAAAACTTTACCACCCCTCACTTCTGTCTTGTCATTTGCATCATTTCCTTTACAGTGCTATTGTCTTATAGAGTGCTTAATGGTGCAGTAGCTAAGGGTTGGTTGGATAATTTTTATGTTAAATTTGCTGCCTCACATCAGTAATCATTATTTTGTTTATGAAACAATTTTCATTAGCCTGTGTTGATCTAAATAAGGCCCCATTTGGTAAAGCATAGCTCCTTCCAGAAGTTGATTTTCAGCTCTCACAGAGGCTGCTTCAGAGAGGCTCCAATTTCTCAGTATAAAAGAGCTTATGCTTCAAATAAAAGAGCCTCTATTGTGCTCTATCGAATTGTAACTGATGCAGAAACCCCTCGCAAGGCCCAAGAAGAAAAGCCATCGAGTGATTTGATACCATATTTAATTTACTTAGTCAATCTTCAGCTCTTCATTGTGCATTGCAGATAAATTCTTCCAGTGATCTTATTGGTAACTTAATTTGACATACTTTTGTTTTCGTTGGCAGACCATGACACTTGCATTGAGCAAGAGAAGCTACCTTCTGAGGGTCAAATATCTGACACATGGTTTTGTGGGAAATATTGTAAAGAGGTAATGTTTCTTTAACTTTCTTTTTCAAGATGATGTTGAGATTTGTGAGATGATTAGTCAAATATAATCCACTTGTAATTCATCATACCTGCTGGAATTGTTATTTCTGCGACCCTCATTTTTTGTCATGGACATAATGGATTCATATGTTTGAATGCTTAGGATGGTGTATTAGCACCAAGGACTGTCTGACACTCGTGCATGTTTGTTGTCTACGTCACAAGGATCAAACCTACCTAATCCTCAAAGTTGGATATCAATTTTTTATGGCCATCTAGATAGAAGTAATCAGCACCCCATGGAACACTAGACATTCATATTATTTACCACCATTCTTTGTGCGCATAACGTACTCTGAGTCCTGGTTCCagaatatttttctttcatACCCTACATTATCTTTCCTA harbors:
- the LOC117848822 gene encoding uncharacterized protein — protein: MAHDMLGFKEDDAMRFIFGEDIMGVDDPAAFDRSLMELHVFKEVFCGGGAATTTTTNLTPETDITGGDHPAAHPQQPDLLDAAAVMQWQPGANCATHLDGDFFTAHAAATDILDVHAQGTPQDAGPGTCNAAALAGSSSTSAVEDPMPSYMEALAEISEFQSAATLLPDPFLHHWLQDHHQYPTNLCFTYDQGQVDDTTYPLCTTIKDISHTGGVEQHPFYSQQPPQQSQFWFSPALEAVCQNGTPDANISSLDETDARGCSGSVHSASAAAVSKKAFGRDIPDQLEAHTHRLFKDAGWTIKPRKRNDRAKMASYFTAPNREAVHTSLTQAWKFCGNKLYEASADSERGRYPKEWSDVDAFWKDLTDTMAYVDRMLANQHNALTLLQRWQILDPFVAVVFISRKITALQQHKTLRAVNSSTFVLDGSTDMSSESKTMHKAGDLLANRMIQPTPLITDSDCSTLATESYNGHQYLQSCHDVEDSNNRDMNPKLCCNESLNYDASGQTEHHIHTGDDGRQTYAQAKAVNSSVKKSKKKSKRMFDIDATGLDGLFSLSVMQSTTENVFGHGTDVATMVMSDTGIINASEEHGMCSRVGTLKNHMKAELKSEKLDEDDQSNKREMFLSSESKHLNMLQSVRTEELRDCITFSETHCIARESQSDATASCPDDKVQEKMLPSHGQFSEDSQNGPTGSPVPAKLSHECTATVLCTDPTRDLKACKTATTKMKPKGWEKYMKKRPRELRISDEDLLITAIVKNKDLVSCHKFAAGFPGAKKFKKLKNHKKCNKLLSKTGKAGTNLLGGKRVCLARKTVICWLIATGFLTVKDVIQYRDPKSNKVVKDGLVTWEGIVCNCCQKTLSVSDFMAHAGCSNPKSSLGLFLESGKSYTLCQVEAWSAEFMSRRSNACGRKVEAIDENDDTCGFCGDGGELLCCDNCPSTYHQTCLSAKELPEGSWYCHNCTCQICGRPVSEKEVSTFSAIFKCLQCGDSYHDTCIEQEKLPSEGQISDTWFCGKYCKEIFIGLRSHVGTDNILDNELSWSILRCNGDGQKLHSVQKIAYFAECNTKLAVALTLLEECFIRMVDPRTGVDMIPHVLYSKGSNFARVDYQGFYTVILEKGDEILCAASIRVHGTKAAELPFIATSVDHRRQGMCRILMNIIEKMLISFNVKMLVLSAIPELVSTWVSGFGFKPIEDAERKQLHNVNLMLFPGTSLLTKRLDGFSMATKPGDKKDLQEIYGLPNGKSREHFELHDLDLSGKEFKAEVSVSGPFRTLKHEWGSAAWFQSTKLAVGEV